Proteins encoded in a region of the Polyodon spathula isolate WHYD16114869_AA chromosome 9, ASM1765450v1, whole genome shotgun sequence genome:
- the LOC121321308 gene encoding uncharacterized protein LOC121321308 isoform X1: MDSKTKLRPALEIIIFWTALLLSKDHKRAASFAYHNTSVGKQVTLQCNSTHIQNITQITWKKDFGNKTFLVSCRSNCTYGANVTERIRADPADPAKLQIINVQLSDEGGYACEVTSSQGSFKATWHLVVKENNDLANNNANQKYIVLYTPLAAIAIFSVFLVIYARKVLKVSQTSHKNKENDCSSNTRQENSSFIERTNSLYEGIITAKECHNSGASNA, translated from the exons ATGGACTCAAAGACAAAGCTCAGACCAGCTTTGGAAATTATAATCTTCTGGACTGCTTTACTACTCTCTAAAG atcACAAAAGAGCAGCATCATTTGCCTATCATAACACATCTGTGGGCAAACAGGTCACTCTACAGTGTAACTCTACACATATTCAGAATATAACACAAATAACTTGGAAGAAAGATTTTGGAAACAAGACATTTCTTGTGAGCTGCCGATCAAACTGCACTTATGGAGCCAATGTGACAGAAAGAATAAGAGCCGACCCTGCAGACCCAGCAAAGCTTCAGATTATCAATGTGCAGCTGTCCGATGAGGGGGGCTATGCTTGTGAAGTAACATCATCTCAGGGCAGCTTCAAAGCAACATGGCATCTTGTTGTAAAag aaAACAATGACCTGGCAAATAACAATGCAAATCAAAAgtatattgttttgtatacacCCCTGGCTGCAATAGcaattttttctgtatttttggtcATCTATgcaagaaaagttttaaaagt ATCACAAACAAGTCACAAAAATAAGGAG AATGACTGCAGCAGCAACACAAGACAAGAGAACAGCAGTTTTATTGAAAGAACCAACTCTTTATATGAAGGAATAATAACAGCTAAAGAATGTCACAACTCAGGTGCTTCAAATGCATGA
- the LOC121321308 gene encoding uncharacterized protein LOC121321308 isoform X2, translating to MDSKTKLRPALEIIIFWTALLLSKDHKRAASFAYHNTSVGKQVTLQCNSTHIQNITQITWKKDFGNKTFLVSCRSNCTYGANVTERIRADPADPAKLQIINVQLSDEGGYACEVTSSQGSFKATWHLVVKDHKQVTKIRRMTAAATQDKRTAVLLKEPTLYMKE from the exons ATGGACTCAAAGACAAAGCTCAGACCAGCTTTGGAAATTATAATCTTCTGGACTGCTTTACTACTCTCTAAAG atcACAAAAGAGCAGCATCATTTGCCTATCATAACACATCTGTGGGCAAACAGGTCACTCTACAGTGTAACTCTACACATATTCAGAATATAACACAAATAACTTGGAAGAAAGATTTTGGAAACAAGACATTTCTTGTGAGCTGCCGATCAAACTGCACTTATGGAGCCAATGTGACAGAAAGAATAAGAGCCGACCCTGCAGACCCAGCAAAGCTTCAGATTATCAATGTGCAGCTGTCCGATGAGGGGGGCTATGCTTGTGAAGTAACATCATCTCAGGGCAGCTTCAAAGCAACATGGCATCTTGTTGTAAAag ATCACAAACAAGTCACAAAAATAAGGAG AATGACTGCAGCAGCAACACAAGACAAGAGAACAGCAGTTTTATTGAAAGAACCAACTCTTTATATGAAGGAATAA